The following are from one region of the Hymenobacter radiodurans genome:
- a CDS encoding class I SAM-dependent methyltransferase has translation MDFPLPDAARQYVADHLHHDPAQLALQARRFPGLPVPDLVRQIQARQKARTKIPAWADNPDLIFPSAVSVEQASSARAAAFKASLVSGQRLADLTGGFGVDATYFATRIPEVHYVERDAKLVGVVEYNLAQLGIRNVQCHASEAINFLKNTPDTFDWIYLDPARRDTAARKIFRLQDCEPDVLRLLPLLLHKSRRVLLKTSPMLDIEQALSELRQVRRLWVVAVDNECKEVLYELGPEAAIDPERFTVNLLRNGEQQEFRLNKAREARAIPRYAEPQQYLYEPNVAVLKAGGFKSIGTAFELLKLHQHSHLYTADTLRPDFPGRIFRIRATERYDRDALLPHLGFEARAHVTTRNFPDSVAEFRLRTGIREGGDTYLFATTDLRGRLMVLVCEKSQTADFSDWLS, from the coding sequence ATGGACTTTCCGCTGCCCGACGCGGCTCGGCAGTACGTTGCCGACCACCTGCACCACGACCCCGCCCAACTTGCCCTTCAGGCCCGACGCTTTCCGGGCCTGCCTGTGCCCGACTTGGTACGCCAGATTCAGGCGCGCCAGAAAGCCCGCACCAAAATCCCCGCTTGGGCTGATAATCCTGACCTGATTTTTCCGAGCGCAGTTTCCGTCGAGCAAGCCTCCTCAGCTCGAGCCGCAGCCTTTAAAGCCAGCCTTGTAAGTGGCCAACGCTTAGCCGACTTAACTGGTGGCTTTGGAGTTGATGCCACGTATTTTGCTACCCGGATACCGGAGGTGCATTATGTTGAGCGCGACGCAAAACTAGTAGGCGTAGTAGAGTATAATCTGGCACAATTGGGTATTCGCAATGTGCAATGCCATGCCAGCGAAGCCATAAATTTCCTTAAAAACACGCCCGATACGTTCGACTGGATTTACCTCGATCCGGCCCGGCGCGATACAGCAGCCCGCAAGATATTCCGCCTCCAGGACTGCGAGCCGGATGTGTTGCGTCTGTTGCCTTTGCTGCTTCATAAAAGCCGGCGGGTACTGCTCAAAACCTCGCCCATGCTTGATATTGAGCAGGCACTGAGCGAACTCAGACAAGTGCGCCGCCTGTGGGTAGTAGCTGTTGATAACGAGTGCAAAGAGGTGTTGTACGAGCTTGGCCCAGAGGCAGCAATAGACCCGGAGCGGTTTACCGTCAATCTATTGCGAAATGGGGAGCAGCAGGAATTCCGACTAAACAAGGCCCGGGAGGCGCGTGCGATACCACGCTACGCTGAGCCTCAACAGTACTTATACGAGCCCAACGTAGCGGTTTTGAAGGCGGGAGGCTTCAAAAGTATAGGAACGGCTTTTGAGCTACTAAAGCTTCACCAGCATAGCCACTTATATACGGCCGATACGCTTCGACCCGACTTTCCAGGCCGTATTTTCCGCATTCGAGCCACCGAGCGCTACGACCGTGACGCCCTTCTCCCCCACCTTGGCTTTGAGGCGCGGGCCCACGTCACAACACGCAACTTCCCTGACTCAGTAGCCGAGTTTCGCCTGCGTACGGGTATTCGGGAAGGCGGCGACACTTACCTGTT
- a CDS encoding DUF4397 domain-containing protein — protein MTTLATAFRRYLLLAAMPAAALAFSGCGDDDDNGPGNGRVMAVHAAASANVRVKVLINNSEVGQLNYGQNSSYLNAPAGAQEVKINVAASDQNAATQTVTIERDKNQSLFAYAPSTTANAVALLAVSDDLTAPTAGKAKIRLVHLGQGAPSPVNLAQASASGAPVNVIPTVAFPTASAFVEITPGDYNFVVTNSTNATVTSVGNGTGAGTGTRNYAVGKIYTVLVRGVASSLDQTLQPRATVIENN, from the coding sequence ATGACAACTCTCGCAACTGCTTTTCGCCGCTACCTCCTGCTGGCTGCAATGCCTGCCGCCGCGCTAGCCTTCTCCGGCTGCGGCGACGATGATGACAATGGTCCGGGTAATGGCCGAGTAATGGCTGTACACGCTGCTGCCTCCGCCAACGTGCGCGTAAAAGTGCTGATCAATAATTCGGAAGTAGGTCAGCTTAACTATGGCCAGAATTCGAGCTACCTGAATGCTCCAGCTGGCGCACAGGAAGTAAAGATTAACGTTGCTGCTTCCGACCAGAACGCTGCAACGCAGACCGTTACTATTGAGCGCGACAAGAATCAGTCACTGTTCGCCTACGCTCCCAGCACGACTGCGAATGCAGTTGCTCTGCTCGCGGTATCCGATGATTTGACTGCTCCAACAGCAGGAAAGGCCAAAATCCGGTTGGTTCATCTGGGCCAGGGTGCTCCTAGCCCCGTAAACTTGGCGCAGGCTTCGGCATCGGGCGCTCCGGTGAACGTTATTCCTACGGTAGCATTTCCGACGGCTTCAGCTTTTGTAGAGATAACGCCCGGTGATTACAACTTTGTAGTGACGAACAGCACCAATGCCACGGTAACCTCAGTTGGCAACGGCACGGGCGCAGGTACCGGCACCCGGAACTATGCGGTCGGCAAAATTTACACCGTGCTTGTACGCGGCGTAGCCAGCAGCCTCGATCAAACCTTGCAGCCGAGAGCAACGGTAATTGAGAATAACTAG